In Streptantibioticus cattleyicolor NRRL 8057 = DSM 46488, a genomic segment contains:
- a CDS encoding FAD-dependent monooxygenase — protein MAAFLEDTDVIVVGAGPTGLTLAGELAAAGVRTTVLERRGEESNLTRAFAVHARTLELLDARGLADELIATGTRVRHIRFADAARLDLGRLPSRFPYVLVTPQYNVERVLRQRAEKAGARLVTGAEVCDVAQDASGVEVRLADGRTVRASYAVGADGVRSRVRQALGLPFPGVSVVRSMMLADVRLAEPPGEVLTAGAVGDCFAFTAPFGDGWYRVFAWDRHDQRPDDAPVDPAQVRDVLRRALGSDLGMGEPRWLSRFHSDERQVPRYRTGRVFLAGDAAHTHSPAGGQGMNTGIQDAFNLGWKLAAVLAGRAPDALLDTYHGERHPVGKLVLRSSGALVRMVLLRTAPQRAARTLAVRAALAFGPTARKVLGTVSGAGIDYRRRGSRGAHPLTGARAVDVALDGAGSGGPGRLYEALREGTFVLLGPATRADVAAPWADRVRWVTPAGGAGPVALVRPDGYVAWAASAPFAAGELRRALTRWCGPVAENR, from the coding sequence CTGGAGCGCCGCGGCGAGGAGTCCAATCTGACGCGGGCCTTCGCGGTGCACGCCCGCACCCTCGAACTCCTCGACGCGCGCGGGCTCGCCGACGAGCTGATCGCCACCGGCACCCGGGTGCGGCACATCCGGTTCGCCGACGCCGCCCGCCTCGACCTCGGCCGGCTGCCCAGCCGCTTCCCGTACGTCCTGGTCACCCCGCAGTACAACGTGGAACGGGTGCTGCGGCAGCGGGCCGAGAAGGCCGGCGCCCGGCTGGTGACCGGGGCGGAGGTGTGCGACGTGGCCCAGGACGCCTCGGGGGTCGAGGTACGTCTCGCCGACGGCCGCACGGTGCGCGCGTCGTACGCGGTCGGCGCCGACGGGGTGCGCAGCCGGGTGCGCCAGGCGCTCGGGCTGCCGTTCCCGGGCGTCTCGGTGGTGCGCTCGATGATGCTCGCCGACGTGCGGCTGGCCGAGCCGCCCGGCGAGGTGCTGACCGCCGGGGCGGTCGGCGACTGCTTCGCCTTCACCGCCCCGTTCGGCGACGGGTGGTACCGGGTCTTCGCCTGGGACCGGCACGACCAGCGGCCGGACGACGCCCCGGTGGACCCGGCGCAGGTCCGCGACGTACTGCGCCGGGCGCTCGGCAGCGACCTCGGCATGGGCGAGCCGCGCTGGCTGTCGCGGTTCCACAGCGACGAACGCCAGGTGCCGCGTTACCGCACCGGCCGGGTCTTCCTCGCCGGGGACGCCGCGCACACCCACTCCCCCGCCGGCGGCCAGGGGATGAACACCGGCATCCAGGACGCCTTCAACCTCGGCTGGAAGCTGGCCGCCGTGCTCGCCGGGCGGGCGCCCGACGCCCTGTTGGACACCTACCACGGCGAGCGCCATCCGGTCGGCAAACTGGTGCTGCGGTCCAGCGGCGCCCTGGTACGCATGGTGCTGCTGCGCACCGCCCCGCAGCGCGCGGCACGCACGCTGGCCGTGCGGGCGGCCCTGGCGTTCGGCCCGACGGCACGCAAGGTGCTCGGCACGGTCTCCGGCGCCGGGATCGACTACCGGCGCCGCGGATCGCGCGGGGCCCATCCGCTGACGGGCGCGCGGGCGGTGGACGTGGCGCTGGACGGCGCCGGGTCGGGCGGCCCCGGGCGGCTCTACGAGGCGCTGCGGGAGGGCACGTTCGTCCTCCTCGGTCCGGCGACGCGGGCGGACGTGGCGGCGCCGTGGGCGGACCGGGTGCGGTGGGTGACACCGGCGGGCGGGGCGGGCCCGGTGGCGCTGGTGCGTCCGGACGGATACGTGGCGTGGGCGGCGTCGGCGCCGTTCGCGGCCGGGGAGTTGCGCCGGGCGCTGACCCGGTGGTGTGGACCGGTGGCCGAAAACCGCTGA
- a CDS encoding class I SAM-dependent methyltransferase — protein sequence MFVDNREKARVSMPQGSIPPSVRETYGPQNLSAAEPFAGGFINFGDWTGIPLDERLTRDDRIRSQQNLYRRVLRTLEPTEGRRAVEVGCGLGLGCALALREFGFAEVTGVDIHPQQLERARQATTGAPGVTPERLTLVRGAAEDIPLPNASFDRVYSVEAAQHFRDLAAFARQAHRVLEPGGRLTVTSFFAADDAPATAASLARLLDSYAEGLDVAHSIGGFEAALSAAGFRDVTTDSIGDAVWTGLDRYLEGTGARESWPRNFLRAYSSGLLDYHVVTAVA from the coding sequence ATGTTCGTGGACAACCGCGAGAAAGCGAGGGTGTCGATGCCGCAGGGGTCGATCCCGCCGTCGGTGCGGGAGACGTACGGGCCGCAGAACCTCAGTGCCGCGGAGCCGTTCGCCGGTGGCTTCATCAACTTCGGGGACTGGACCGGCATTCCGCTGGACGAGCGGCTCACCCGCGACGACCGGATCCGCAGTCAGCAGAACCTCTACCGCCGGGTGCTGCGCACACTGGAGCCCACCGAGGGCCGCCGGGCGGTGGAGGTCGGCTGCGGGCTCGGCCTCGGGTGCGCGCTGGCCCTGCGGGAGTTCGGGTTCGCCGAGGTGACCGGGGTGGACATCCATCCGCAGCAGTTGGAGCGGGCCCGGCAGGCGACCACCGGGGCGCCGGGGGTGACGCCGGAGCGGCTGACGCTGGTGCGGGGCGCGGCGGAGGACATCCCGTTGCCGAACGCCTCGTTCGACCGGGTCTACTCGGTGGAGGCGGCGCAGCACTTCCGGGATCTGGCGGCCTTCGCCCGCCAGGCGCACCGGGTGCTGGAGCCGGGCGGGCGGCTGACGGTGACCAGTTTCTTCGCCGCCGACGACGCCCCGGCCACCGCTGCCTCGCTCGCCCGGCTGCTGGACAGTTACGCCGAGGGGCTCGATGTGGCCCATTCCATCGGCGGGTTCGAGGCGGCGCTGTCGGCCGCGGGGTTCCGGGACGTCACCACCGACTCCATCGGCGACGCGGTGTGGACCGGGCTCGACCGCTACCTGGAAGGCACCGGGGCGCGCGAGTCGTGGCCGCGCAACTTCCTGCGGGCGTACTCCTCCGGGCTGCTGGACTACCACGTGGTGACGGCGGTCGCCTGA